The window GTGCTGGTGGGCAGCAAACCGGAGCTGGTTCGCAGCAAACAGGTGCTGGAGCTTCGCAGCAAACAGGAGCCGCGTCGCAGCAGTCGTTGCCACAGCCGAGAAGGCCACAAGCACTGGCGGACGAAGCGGACGAGATACAAACAGCAACCGCAACAGCGGCCATGGTACGAGCGAAATTCATTGGAAATTCCTTGTAGGTAGAGAGTGAATACACTCTGTAACCTTCAACGCAATTGTGCGTTTGGGGCAAACGTTGCCATCAGTTTGAACCCAATCGCGGTAGTCGTCGCGGTACAATTGACGCGATCGTCACTAGCCGAAGCGATTCGGCGGTGGAATAATGAACAGCAATCGCCGAAGCTGTCGAATTCCCGCAACTTTTCGGCGTCCAATGGCGGACAAATCGATCTGATCGTCATTGTTTAGCAAAAGACCTATTTCCTGCGAGGCATCGGACAAATTCGTCTGATCTCGCGAAGTATCCCCGCTTCAAACGGAGAAGCTTGATGTCGCGTTTGTTTTTGACTGCTGCCCTGGCCTGTGCAATGGCAATCCCCGCTGCGTTCGCCGCAGACCCTGCCACCGCTGACAAAGGACTGTGCCAAGGTGACCCAATCGGCGCGTTCTACGTGACCAAGGTCGCTGGTGCAGAAGATGACGGTGTCGAAGCCGGCGAAGCATTGTGCTACCGCTGCAAATACGGTTCGCGTCCCATGGTCATGGTCTTCGCCCGCCAAACCAGTGAACCCGTCGCGAAATTGGTCAAGGAACTTGACTCCGCCGTCGCCGCCAATGGTGACGCACAACTGAAAAGCTTTGTCACTCTGTTCGGCGAAAAAGCTGACAGTCTAAAAAGCGAAGGCAAAAAGATGGCTGCCAAGAATGTGCCAGTCGTCGTTGCCAAAGACAAAAACGGTCCCGCAAACTACAAGTTGTCTGACGAAGCACAAATCACCGTCGTGATCGCCAACGACTCGCAGGTTGTCGCCCGTCACGAGTTCGACGCTGACAAGATCGACGTCGCTGCTGTGATGTCCGAAGTCAAGCAAATGCTGAACTAATTGAATTTGAAAACTCGGAGCCCGAGTTTCCTACAAGCTAGGGCCCCGAGCTTTTCGATAAAACAAACTGAACCGCCCAAGTATTGATCACTTGCGGCGGTTTTTTCATGCTCCAGTGCCTCGCTTCGCCGATTGAATTCGTCAGGTCGTGCAAATCACCCGTCGCCGCTACGATGATTGTCGCAACGAAACACCAGCGTGATGAATGGTTGATGGATTGGACTTGGCCAGATGACGACGATGAATTGGTGACGGCCTATCACGAGGCTGGTCACGCGATCGTTGGTTGCGCACTTGGTGCCCAGATCGACCGAGTCACGCTTTCACAAGCATCGATCTTCGATGATGAAGACGGTGACCTGCCACGGCGATTCGGTGACTGCATCGTCAACTGGGGACGTGTCGACCCAAGTGACACCTGGCAACGTCAACGGGAATTGCTAACGGTTCTCGCGGGTCCCGTTGCCGAGTTTGTGTATCAAAGCGGTGACGAGGACTTGTTGGACGTACGTGCTTGGGAAAGCGACTGGCGGCAAGCTCAGTTGTGTGCGGCAGCTTTGAAACCGCAGGCGGCTCAACAAATCCGATTGATGCGAGAAGCAATCGTCCGTCTAAGAAAGATCGTTGCATCAGATCCTTGTTGGTCGGCAATTGCGGCACTCGCCGACGAGTTGATGCTCGGCGACGAGATCGAAGGCGAACAGGTCGCCGATCTGGTCCGATTTTGGTGGAGCCGCGCGTAATCGATGCATGGGTTACGATGTCGGCCTGTCTTGCAAATCAATTCCCCTCCTGGACGAACTCGCGATGAAAACGACTGGCTTGGCCGAACGAAATTGGTTTTGGGGCATCACTCTGACCGCTGTGATGATGTCCGCCACTTGTGTCTGCACAAACTGTTTTGGAACTGAACCCAGCGACGTTCTCCCGGTTTGGCCTTCGGATCCACCGAAGTGGGACGCACCGACCGAACCGGAAAGCGACTTCACAAAGCCGACAGACAACCAAGTTGGTGGTAAACGATTGATTCGTCTCGGCAATGTGTCCACACCGGAGATGCATGTTTTTCCCGCCAAAGATGCAAACGGCAATCCATCGAAGACCATCATGGTCATCTGTCCCGGAGGAGGCTTTTCAATCCTGGCTTGGGATTTGGAGGGAACCGAAATTGCCGATCAGTTGGTGGCGGGCGGCGTGACCAGCGTTGTTTTGAAGTATCGCGTTCCGACTCGCACAATGGAACCAAAATGGAAGCCACCTGTTCAAGACATCCAGCGGGCCATCGCTCTGATTCGAGCCGGCAAAGTCACCGGCGATATTCCGGAGAAGGTCGGCGTGATGGGTTTTTCCGCTGGCGGCCACGCTGCATGTCGTTCTGCCACGATCTTGGAACGTCAGTACGATGCAATCGATGACGCAGATCAAGAGATTCGCCTGCCCGATTTTGCCTGTCTGATCTATCCTGCCTGGCTGGTTAAGAAAGACTCGCCCAAAGATTTGGACGGGTTTGAAATCAACGAGAACTCGCCACCGATGTTCTTGGTCCACGGCGAAGACGACCGACTGACCGTCATGAACTGCGTGACCGTTTTTAGCAAACTTCATGAAGCCGGTGTTCCATCGGCACTGCATGTCTTCACGGGCAGCGGCCATGGTTTTGGCGGACGCATGGATGGTCGAGCGGACGATCTTTGGCCTGAACTCTGTTTGCGTTGGCTGCGTGACGAAAACCTTCTCAAGGGAAAATGAACGTTGGATCACACCATTGACGCACCACCGATTCAGCCCGAACAGGAATGGGCCAACGCATGGACGCACGGTTTATCGGCGGTGCTTTGGTGTATCGTTGGAGCCGTACTAGTTCGATCATCTGCGGGCGAACCTGGGTTGGCGATCGCCTGTGGTGTCTACGCCGCGTCGGTCGTGACCACCTTTGTTTGCTCGACCTTGTCGCACGTATTTTTGGAACAACCTTGGCTCGATCGCTTTCGAGCGTGCGACCAAGCGGCGATCTATTTGATGATTATCGGAACCTACACTCCGATCGCCTATGCCTACTCACCTGATGGCTGGCGAATCCCGTTGCTGACGGCGATGTGGATCGCCGCCCTGGCGGGATTCTTCAACAAAGCGGTGCGAATGCATCGCCTGCATTCAATCAGCGTCGTGTCGTATTTGCTACTCGGATGGCTGCCTGCCATTCCTTTGATTCGCAACGTGCCCGTCGAACTCGCTTACGCGATGTTCATTGGCGGTGTCCTTTACAGCGTCGGCACGATCTTCCTCATGAACGATCGACGAGCTCCATACCTGCACGCGGTTTGGCACCTGATGGTTTTATTGGCGTCACTCGTTCATGCAGTCGGGATCGCTTGGTACGTCGTCGCGCCCAACCAAAGCCCAGGGCTGTAAGGATTGCCAACGACGTCGATGGTTCGGGAACAGCAACGACTGTGATCGAAAAACCATCCGCAGCGACTTCGGCGGCAATCAAATCCACGTAGGGCGAAACGAAGTTGTTGAAACTGAATTTCTCCGACGTATCTGGGTCGGTGGCGATCCCCATGTTGGTCCCCGTTAATACATATTCGCCACCATATTCAATGAACGAGCCTTCACCCGAGTCACCGCCAACCAAGGTGAGCTCATCCATGCCGCCGCCTCCCAACGGATGATCCCACCGGTAAACAACCGACTCGGTGATGGCACCGGTGTTCAGTTCAACCGTCTGCGTGAAATCGATCGTATCCGAACCGAACTGTGAGTTTTGACCTTGAATGATGATGCTCCGACCCAGCATGTCAAAGTAGCCGCCTCCTAAAACCGACATTGGCGTGACCCCGTCGCTCGCCGGTATCGGGGCCTCCAATGTCACCAGCAGCAAGTCGCTGTTGTGAACCGTTCCGGCCATGAGCGTTGTGCCGTTCTCAAGCTCGAAGTCTGTTCGCAAGGTTGTTTGCAACACGGTCGATGACGCAGCCGTGTAAGTGTGCCGCGTGCCATCGGCGGCAACAAACGTTGGGTTGATCATCCCCGTATGAGTTGCGGTGACGTAGTGCAACGGGGTGATCAGCACGGCACGCCGAACAGCGACGCCGGTGAGCAGAGAGTGATCCAACCAGAAATCTGGATTGAGAGTATCGTCGCCCAAAAAACGATCGTGACGGGAAGCGGAGAAACTGGCAAACGTCGCCGCACTCGCCAGTTCCGCCATCACGAACCACAGCAACGTGGAAACGAGACCGATTTTGGTCCAACGGCGATCAGACATAAATTGACTAGGCAAATGCGGCTTTCCATGAACAACGACACCCCTGTCTATTGCGGGAAAGACTGAGAATCAATTCCCCGAATGGTTGGATGACATTGGACGCCCAAAAGTTCAATCTGCGGAAGCACTCAGCGTGGTTGCATCTTGAACATCGATTGTGATGGGAAAGCTAGCCACACCGCCATCGTTCGCTGAAATCAAAAACAACGATCGTTTTCCCAATGCCGCAACCGGATCAGCCGTGATGAACAACTCACGCTCATTTTCATCCGGCAGAACCAGCAAACCGCTTAACCCAATGTTGTCGACATAGACACCATGGGACGCATTGTGGCCGCTGCCCTCACCGCCAAACCGGATCTCGCCGTTGTTAACGTTGCCTTTCGCATCCTTGCCGCGTCGCAGCACGATCCGAGCGGATACGGTTGTGCCACGCGGAATCACGAGCGTCCAATCTTCGTTTTCAGGAACGTTCCGATCGATCGGTTGGATCATCGGAATCACGCTCGGTGGTGTGCCAACGGTCAAACCCTTGATCGTTCCCGCATCTCGTTCAACGCGGCGATCCAAAATCTCCGCCGTCGCAGTGACACGCAAATCCACTGGCTCGGCGGGCGGTTTCGTTCCGCTGGGAACAAAGATCGCACCTTCTGCGGAGTATTGGTTGGCTTCGACCACCACAGGAAAATTCGAGTGCCAGCCTGATGGCAAATCGTCCAGCTCAAACGTGATTGGCCCATCGAACCCGTCGATCCGCTGAACGTTCAAGTCAATCTTGCGACCGGCCCCCGGCGGAAGGCTAGCGTTCATCTTGCCAATCGATGCCGAATAGGATGGGGCCGCCGGTCGAATCCGCAGTCGATACAGAAAATCGTCCTCAAAGTGCCCGCGGGTATCGCCAACACAAACGGTAAAGTTCCCATCGCGTGGGGCAACGAAATCCAAGCGACTGGACTCACCCGCGACGCGGCTCGGATCATCGTCGTTTTCATAGAACACATCGAACACGGGCAATCCGTTGGGCTCTGGTTCCTCTTCCAGCCCCAACTCTCGAACGACATAGGCGGGTTCACCCAGCGCATGAGTCGTGTGGGTCGTGCCGAAGTAGGTGTGTCGATTTCCGGCTCCGGGATACACGTCAAAGCCCGAGTCGGGACCGCGCGGGTGTCGCCATGTCCTGGTGACTTCGCCACTGGAATAGAGGTATTGGTTCAGACCAATTTCTTGCCATCCAAACAATCGAAAGTCGTTGACTTGGCCGCTGTTCTTGCCGCGAAATGTGAAGTAGGTGTCTCGAACCGCTTGCAGCCTAGTTCGAAGCAGCGGTTGGCCAGCCTCATCCAATAAGACGATCTTCGGATCAAGGTCCCCCGACGTCGCATCCGCTTCGATCATCCACGTTTCGCCACGACGAGCGGAGAATCGATAGCAGTCTTGTTCGCCTCTCGTTGTCAGCGATCCAATGACTTCGCAACCACGCCGCACATCCGCAACACCATCGGTGAAGTCGAGACTGGACTCGTCCAAAGAAACCAGCGGCCCCAAATCCAAGTAAACCGGTTCCAACGTTGTGCGCCGCGGCCCAGAGTCTCGCGGGACGATCTCGGGGAGGACGCGTTTCACAACACGCCCATCCATCAAGCCGATGGTGACACTGGTCCCATCCTTCGACACGAACAGATCGCTGGGTGTTTCCCCCAAGGGCTCCATTGCCCCCACGACGGACCAATCATCGGTTCGAAGCACCTTTGCATTGCCCGCTTCACTGACGATCACCAAACCGCGACCATCGGGAGTCAGCGCCATCCCCGATATCGGAGACTCATCGACAAACCGGGTTTGCACAATCGGGTTGATCGCAGCCTCTGTCTTCGAAACCAACTTCCAAACTCTCAGACGATTGTCGGCGCCACCTGCCAACATCCATCGTCCGTCCTTTGAGAACAACACGCGATTCACTTCGCCTTCCGGTTGGCTGAGAGTGTCCAGCCGCTGGCCCGTTGCCACCTCCCAAACCTTGACCGTTTCGTCAGCGCAAGCCGAGATGAGCAGCGTGCCATCGGGAGAAAACGCGAGACCAAAGATCGCGCCGTTGTGCCCGAGCAATTCCTGGACGACCTCGCCGGTGCTCGTGTCCCAAATCAAAATTTTCCGATCGTAGCCCGCCGTTGCAATTCGCTTTCCATCGGGCGAAAACTCGGCTGCGTACAAAACGTCACGATGCCCCACCAATTCCTTGAGCACGCTGCCATCAGCAACATGGAACAAGGTCGCTTGTCCGTATCCGCCGGTCAGCCCCGATGCAGCCAGCAATTGCGTGCTATCACCACTGAACTGCAACGAATTGACTTTGCCCCAGGGATTCGCGACCTCTTTCGATTCGCCGCTGGCGACGTTCACCAAGGTGATTGCCCCAAACTTTGCAGTCGCCTGCCAGGCACCATCGTTGGACCGAGCAATCGCGGTGACCGGCAAATTCGCATCAGCAGAAGTAGCAATCTTCGGTGTCTTCAGATCCCGACGAATCGGCATTTCGCCGTCCGGCCCCTGGGCACCTTGCTCGATCCAATCGGCCAAAATCGCGAGTTCTTCTTCGCTTGGTCCTTCCATGTCATCCGGTGGCATCACCGGTTCGAGCTTGCCCGACGCCATCAAAAACATTCGGCTGCTCGACACAACTCCCGGGGTGAGTGCCAATCCTGAGTCCCCACCGCGGAGCAAGGCAGCGTGCGTGTCCATCGCCAATCCACCTTGCGCATCATCTTCGGCGTGACAACCGGTGCAATACGTTTGCAGAATCGGTGCCACGTCTTCGACAAAGTCGACCGCATGAGCGTTCATCGAGGAACAGCAAACAGCCAACAACAAATAGATGCAGTGAGTTCTCATCGGGGATCGCTTCAATGGTTGTAGGTGAACTCGACGCTCGTCAAAACGCTCCAGGCGACGTCTCGCATCGCGGTGGCTTGGTCATCTTCGTATTCATCCATCACCGCCCCCAGTGATTGACGTTCCGCCGCCGTTGGGACTCGAGACAACGCCCTTTGAAACAAGGTGTCGAGATACTCGTCACGATCCCACTTTTCCGCTGCCGCGAGGCTCGGCAAACTGGCCGGATCATTCAGTTTGGGATTCAGTGTTTCACCATTGGACAGATGAAGAACCTGAACCATTGATGGTTCCGCGTCACGCTCGCATTCACAAACAATCTCGCGAGGATTGCGACCGAAGGTTTTTAGGAAATACGAATCCACCGCGGAATCGTAGAGCTCAATCGCCCGTGTTCCAGCCTTGTAGAAATCCGTCTTCTGCTTGTCGGCTCCCGCAAAAGCGATCTCGGTGAACGAGGTCGATGTGCCTAGGACTTGATCCATCGAATCGAGCAACACCTCCGCCATCAACCGCCGAGGTGCGTAGTGGCTCAGATACTTTGGATCTTCGCGATTTCCCTCGACCGTCAAACTGCTCCGCTGATAAGTCTCGCTCTGCAAGATCGTCCGCATCAACGTCTTCAGATCGAAACCAGAATCACTCAAGTGCTTGGACGCCGCGTTGAGCAGGTCTTCGTTGCTAGCAGGATTGCTGAGCCTTAAATCATCGACTTGTTCGACAAGCCCTCGCCCAAAAAAGTTCGCCCAGATGCGATTGGTGATTGATCTCGCAAAATAGGGATTGGCTGGATCAGTCAACCATTCCGCCAAGACTTCGCGTCGATCGCGTGGGTCGTCAAAGGCCATCGGTTCGGAATCGAGCGGAGCGGGCGGCTGGGCTTTTCCAAGATTGGGTTGCACCAGTTCACCGGACGTCGAAACATACAATTGTCGCACGCCATCGCCGTTTCGCGAATCTCCGCCCCATCCCTTCGCCCGGACTCGCGAAAACAGGTTCGCCATGGCGTAGTATTGATCGTTCGTCCATTTCTCGAGTGGATGGTTGTGACACTTCGCACACCCAATCGACAATCCCAAAAAGGACTGGCACGCGCTTTCGGTCATATCCTCCGGCGTTTGATTGACCGCGAAAAAGTTCGTGGCACCGTTGGTGGCACTGCTGCCGGTGGACGTCAGTATTTCGCGAACCAAAACGTCCCACGGTTTATTCGTGCGGACACTGTCGTGGAGCCAATCGTAATACGACTTGACCGCCACCGGACGAAGCTTGTTCCCGTTGATGACCAGCAGATCCGACCATTTGTAAGACCAATAATCGGTGAAGGATTCCGCCGCCAACAATTGGTCAATCAACGCATCACGGCGTTGGTGTTCGGGTGCAGAGAAATACTGCTCACGTTCCGACTGGGTTGGCAATCGCCCGATCGTGTCCAAGGTGGCACGACGAAGAAATGTCTCGTCATCGCAAGGTTCAGACGGCGGCAACTGAAGCGTTTGAAGCTGCTGCAGGTTCAGATCATCGATGAAATTGCGACGCGGCGCTGACGCGTAAACTTCCGCGGCAAACTCATTCGGATATGGCACCGTCATTCTCGCCAGAGCGACTTTGCTGGCATACCAAACCAGCACCGCTGCTTCGCCGCTTCCATTGATCTGCACTCGGCCGGATTCATCCACACCCGCCACCGCTTCATCGGTGGCCGTGAATTGCGACCAATGAGTCACATCCCGCGAGGTGCCATCGTCGTAGTGAGCCGTCACGAGGACCTGGGAGTGGTCACCTGGATGCAGTTTGGCGTTCTCCGGAGTCACCGTGATCTTTTCAATCAAAGCATCGTCTTCGGAAGGAGCCTCCGCACCATTGGCAATCCACTGGGCCAAGATCTCATAGTCTCGCGAATTCGTATCCAGACGCAGGCCGCCTTTGTGTGGCAGGGCTCCCGTTGGTTTGGCAAGCAGCAAACTGCGGCCAGGATCGGCCATTTCAATTCGGCGCCCGCGGGCTTGCCGAGTGATGGAATGAAAATCCGCGTCGCTGTCGTACCCACGAAGTGACAGCACGAACCCGCCCTTGCCGGCCAACGCACCATGGCACGCACCCATGTTGCATCCCTGCTTTGCCAACACGCTTTGCACGTCGTTTCGAAAGCTCCATTGATGAGGCGTTTTCGTGCCACCGACCGTCACTTCCTTCGCGGTGGTCCTTCCGTCGGTCGTGGTGGCCGTCACCGTCGCGGTCCCACCGGAAACCGCGTGCAAGGTTTGACCGACGACTTTGACGATGCTCGGGTCAGACGACTCGATGGCGACTTCGTCAATCGTTGCACCGGCAATTCCGTCTTGCCAAGTGGCAACTGATAATCGTTGCAAGTCACCTGCATGTGAGAGCTCAAGTTGCTCTGGCAACAAAACCACCGACTCATGCGAGTCTGCATTCGCGATTGAGTTGGTGAATAGCGTTGCGGCCAACATCCCCAACGTGCAAAAGACGGTCAGATGGAATGAACTTTTCACGCGAACAGCTCCTTGATCTCTCGAACGCCGAAGTCAACCAGCGGGAACGGACGCCCGCCGGGACCGGGCAATTCCGCGTGCAGATCCAGATCCATTGCTTTGAAGATCGTTGCGATGATCTCGCCGGGGTTGGTCGGGCGATCCGCGGGAACGCCGCCGACCGGGTCCGACTTCCCAACCGCTCTTCCTCCGACCACGCCGCCACCCGCGAACGTGCATGAGAAACACTGTGGCCAGTGATCTCGTCCTCCCGCCGGATTGACTTTGGGGGTGCGTCCAAACTCGGCCAGCCCACAAACCATGGTGTCGTCGAGCAAACCGCGATCGTGCAGATCAGTGATCAATGCCGAGTAGGCTTGGTCATACATGGGAGCCACAATGTTTTTCATGCCTTCAATGGTCGTGAACGGTTTGCTGCCATGGATGTCCCAAGTGACTTCATTGAAGACCGTCAAAAAAGTGTTGATGGTGACGAACCGCACGCCGGCTTCAATCAGACGGCGAGCTAGCAAGCAGCATTGACCGAAGCGGTTCATGCCATAACGTTCACGGACCGAAGTCGGTTCCTTGGAAAGATCGAATGCCATGCGAGCTTCGGGGCTGTTCATCATCCGATAAGCAGCTTCAAAGTTGGCGTCGAACAGCTTCGCCGACTCGGTGGATTCGAACCGAGCCATGTGGCTTTCGATCGAATCACGCATCCGCCGCCGTCGATCAATGCGAACATCCGGTAGCGACGATGGAGGCAGCAGGTCAGGGACTTTGAAGTTTGGCTGGCTCGGATCCGCCATCAACGCAAATGGATCGTAAGCTTTCCCAAGAAAGCCACCAGCTTGTCCGTTGGGCAGATTCCCACCGCCCCGTCCCATTGTTTGCGGCAAAACAACATGGGCGGGCAAGTCCGTGCGGCGTCCCTGAAGGTATTCAACAACCGCACCGGCATGCGGGTAGTTCACGCCGCCCGTGAACTGACGCCCCGTCTGCAGCATTTGCCATCCCGCATCGTGAACGGCGGCGGCCGTGTGATAACACGAACGAACAATGGAAAACATGTCCGCGATCTCCGCGTGTTTTGGCAGGATCTCCGTCAGCTCAAAATCGCCGCGAGTCGCAATGGTTTTAAACGGCCCGCGAACCTCCACCGGTGCGTTCGGCTTCGGGTCGAAAGTGTCCATCTGACTGGGAGCCCCCAGATTGAAAATCATGATGCATGATTTTCGATCGGTGTTCTTTCCTGCGGCACCGGCGGCTTCGGCAGCCAACAGTTGCGGTAACCCAAAGCCAAGCATTCCGAGGGTTCCGACCTGCAAAAAATCGCGACGGGTCGTCCCGTTGCATGTGTGAGTCTTGGCACGGGATGTCAGATTCAACATGGCTGCGGTTCCAGGGGCTGGATCGAGAGCCGATGATCGGTTGTGGGGACGATCAGTGGGCGGATCAGATGGGCGGGAATCGTCCTTCGACGATCTTGACCATTGTAGCTGAACACGCCACGTCATTTGGGTTGCGATTCGTGCGTCCTCGTTCCGCTTTCGGATGAGATATCATTTCCGATAGCACCACAGTGGTCCTATCCGTGTTTCTCATGATTTCCCCTCGAGTAAAAATGTTCGTTCGTACCACCGATGTTGGTCTTCGTCCGCTGCGTTGGCTGCCTGCCGTGATGCTCGCCGCGATTGGAATCGTCGGGGCTAGCTTGAGCGACGCTTCCGCTCAAACCGCGTTGGGTGAAAAAGTTTTGTTTGGGGAGAGTCCACTCACTGACATCCAAATCACTTCGCAGGATGCGAAGATCGAACCAGTCCCCAACGCTTTGATGAAAGTCACGGTTCCGCCCAGCAATGGCTATCCCAATGTGCAGTGGAATGTCACCGGAACGCCGCTCCGCTTGGACGCGTTTGATGCCCTGGAGACCGAAGTTTTCAACCCCGGCAACCAATCGGTCAAAGTCGTGCTGACGGCACGCAACCCTGGATCGAGCGGTCGCGATGGCAGCAGCGCGGCTGCGGCAACGGTACCACCCAATTCATCTGGAGTCATCCGTGTCGCGTTTGGGACTTGGCATGGACAAACCGACGTTCCCTTTGACGCAGCCCGAATCCAATCGGTGGCTGTCATCATCGAGAAACCAACCGATCAAAGCTCGATCACGATCCAAAGCATCCGAGCGGTCAGCGAATCTCGTTTGCTGGAACAACTGAAGACCACCGCGTTCTTTCAAAACCAAACGCCGTTCTTCGGCCGAGGCGTGAACATCGGCAACGCGTTGGAGGCTCCTCGCGAAGGCGATTGGGGCCCGCGACTGGAAGCAAAACACTTGGACCTGATCCAACAAGCCGGTTTTGATTCGGTTCGAGTGCCAGTTCGCTGGTCGACACATGCCAGCAACACCGCCCCTTACACGATCAGCTCCACCTTCATGAAGCGGGTTCGTTGGGTGGTCGACGAAGCGTTACGCCGCGATCTCAAAGTGATGATCAACATCCATCATTACGAGGGCTTGTACGCCAATCCGGAACAGCATCACGATCGGTTCCTCGAACTGTGGCGTCAGATCGCGAACGAATTCGAGGATGCTCCGCCGGAACTGGTATTCGAAGTTTTGAATGAACCACACGAAAATCTCGACGCCGGCAAATGGAATCGCCTGTTGGCGGACGCTCTCCCAATCATTCGCGAAAAACATCCCACTCGAACGATCGTGGTTGGACCAGCGAACTTCAATTCCATCGACGCGTTGCAGTTTCTCAAACTCCCAAAAGATCGTCAAAACTTGGTCGCAACGTTCCACTACTACTCGC of the Rhodopirellula baltica SH 1 genome contains:
- a CDS encoding DUF1501 domain-containing protein; translated protein: MLNLTSRAKTHTCNGTTRRDFLQVGTLGMLGFGLPQLLAAEAAGAAGKNTDRKSCIMIFNLGAPSQMDTFDPKPNAPVEVRGPFKTIATRGDFELTEILPKHAEIADMFSIVRSCYHTAAAVHDAGWQMLQTGRQFTGGVNYPHAGAVVEYLQGRRTDLPAHVVLPQTMGRGGGNLPNGQAGGFLGKAYDPFALMADPSQPNFKVPDLLPPSSLPDVRIDRRRRMRDSIESHMARFESTESAKLFDANFEAAYRMMNSPEARMAFDLSKEPTSVRERYGMNRFGQCCLLARRLIEAGVRFVTINTFLTVFNEVTWDIHGSKPFTTIEGMKNIVAPMYDQAYSALITDLHDRGLLDDTMVCGLAEFGRTPKVNPAGGRDHWPQCFSCTFAGGGVVGGRAVGKSDPVGGVPADRPTNPGEIIATIFKAMDLDLHAELPGPGGRPFPLVDFGVREIKELFA
- a CDS encoding glycoside hydrolase family 5 protein — its product is MFVRTTDVGLRPLRWLPAVMLAAIGIVGASLSDASAQTALGEKVLFGESPLTDIQITSQDAKIEPVPNALMKVTVPPSNGYPNVQWNVTGTPLRLDAFDALETEVFNPGNQSVKVVLTARNPGSSGRDGSSAAAATVPPNSSGVIRVAFGTWHGQTDVPFDAARIQSVAVIIEKPTDQSSITIQSIRAVSESRLLEQLKTTAFFQNQTPFFGRGVNIGNALEAPREGDWGPRLEAKHLDLIQQAGFDSVRVPVRWSTHASNTAPYTISSTFMKRVRWVVDEALRRDLKVMINIHHYEGLYANPEQHHDRFLELWRQIANEFEDAPPELVFEVLNEPHENLDAGKWNRLLADALPIIREKHPTRTIVVGPANFNSIDALQFLKLPKDRQNLVATFHYYSPFQFTHQDAGWLGDESKQWKGTTWTGTPEQQKAVRNDLDRALRWSVENEVPIYLGEFGAYQAADMESRIQWTRFVADEAIERRIGIAYWEFYSGFGIYDPKQQQWHEGLRDAILGK